From the genome of Planktothrix serta PCC 8927, one region includes:
- a CDS encoding heavy metal-responsive transcriptional regulator: protein MFQVGEVSRRLGLNPQTLYFYERIKLIPSPQRTVAGYRLYTQEDIERIVFITRAKSLGLSLEEIKDILVLKDGGELTCQAVYDRLSQKIQDIQENIHKLQTLHDELLPLLEQCHRNFDHPDPTHQCIVLEKD, encoded by the coding sequence ATGTTCCAAGTCGGTGAAGTTTCCCGTCGTTTGGGACTTAATCCCCAAACGTTATACTTTTACGAGCGGATTAAATTAATTCCCTCTCCCCAACGCACGGTTGCAGGGTATCGGCTTTATACCCAGGAAGATATAGAGCGGATTGTTTTTATTACTCGCGCTAAATCTTTGGGGTTAAGTTTAGAAGAAATTAAAGATATTTTAGTGTTAAAAGATGGGGGAGAACTCACCTGTCAAGCGGTCTATGACCGACTCAGCCAAAAAATTCAAGATATTCAAGAAAATATCCACAAATTGCAGACCCTCCACGATGAGTTATTGCCATTATTAGAACAATGTCATCGCAATTTTGACCATCCTGATCCGACTCATCAATGTATCGTTCTGGAAAAAGATTGA
- a CDS encoding thioredoxin family protein, with product MNTIKIEVLGTGCKKCQQLEANTQEALASLNLNADVLHITDPIEIAKRGVMSTPALVVNGKVVSKGKVLTPAEIQPLLSV from the coding sequence ATGAATACGATCAAGATTGAAGTCTTAGGAACAGGTTGTAAAAAATGTCAGCAGTTAGAAGCCAATACTCAGGAAGCGCTCGCCTCCCTCAATCTCAATGCAGACGTGCTGCATATTACTGACCCCATCGAAATTGCTAAACGTGGGGTAATGTCTACCCCCGCATTAGTCGTGAATGGCAAAGTTGTGAGTAAAGGAAAAGTGCTCACTCCCGCAGAGATTCAACCGCTACTATCAGTTTAA